A genomic stretch from Corynebacterium faecale includes:
- a CDS encoding TrmH family RNA methyltransferase translates to MTAANRVTVSDPADSRLDDIRDLNRSDSRPDLPGGKGLVIAEGPLVISRLLESRFPVRALIGFRAKLDAFLAEHEVGDVPIYEVTRETLAEVAGFDMHRGLLAAADRVPEPTVADVLNGARTVVVLEGVGDHENIGSMFRNAAGMGVDAILFGNGCADPLYRRVVRVSMGHVLRLPYAHLDGSSTTWQRSLQELSEAGFHLVSLTPDPAAVHLEDALEGREKVALLVGAEGPGLTEHAMRATDVRARIPMAPGTDSLNLATSAAIAFYERDRSQRPRS, encoded by the coding sequence ATGACAGCTGCGAACCGGGTCACCGTCTCCGATCCCGCGGACTCCCGCCTGGATGATATCCGCGACCTCAACCGCTCCGATTCCCGCCCTGATCTCCCCGGTGGCAAGGGACTGGTTATCGCGGAGGGCCCACTGGTGATCAGCCGACTCCTGGAATCCAGGTTCCCGGTGCGTGCCCTGATCGGTTTCCGGGCGAAGCTGGATGCTTTCCTGGCGGAGCACGAGGTGGGGGACGTCCCCATCTATGAGGTGACCCGCGAGACACTGGCTGAGGTCGCCGGATTCGACATGCACCGGGGTCTTCTGGCTGCCGCGGATCGGGTGCCTGAACCCACGGTGGCCGATGTGCTGAACGGCGCACGCACCGTGGTGGTGCTCGAAGGTGTGGGTGATCACGAAAACATCGGATCAATGTTCCGCAACGCCGCCGGCATGGGCGTGGATGCCATTCTGTTCGGTAATGGTTGTGCTGATCCGCTCTACCGCCGTGTGGTGCGTGTATCCATGGGGCATGTCCTCCGCCTCCCATACGCGCACCTCGACGGCAGTTCCACCACCTGGCAGCGGTCGTTGCAGGAACTCAGCGAGGCCGGTTTCCACCTCGTCTCCCTCACTCCGGATCCGGCTGCGGTGCACCTCGAGGATGCACTGGAAGGCAGGGAAAAGGTGGCGCTGCTCGTCGGTGCGGAAGGACCGGGGCTGACCGAGCACGCCATGCGTGCCACCGATGTCCGTGCCCGCATCCCCATGGCACCCGGCACCGACAGCCTCAATCTGGCTACCTCTGCTGCCATCGCCTTCTATGAACGCGATCGTTCGCAGCGGCCACGGAGCTGA
- a CDS encoding NCS2 family permease — MTSKNATDTRGTLDRYFMISERGSTIATEIRAGVVTFFAMAYIIILNPLILGTTEDINGDTLGIPQVAAVTALAAGVMTIAFGMIARYPFGIAAGLGLNTMVAVTLVAGEGLTWPEAMGLVVLDGVVIVILAVSGFRVAVFRAIPPSMKAAISVGIGMFIAMIGLVDAGFVRRIPDAAGTTVPVVLGIDGSIASWPTLVFVLGVLLCGILVVRNVRGGLFLGILGTTLLAIIAEAIFGAGPSFEDGEPNPEGWSLAVPGIPDSFGGMPDLSLVGAVDLIGAFSRVGVLAATLLIFTLVLANFFDAMGTMTALGKQGKLTDEDGNLPDIKKALVVEGAGAIVGGAVSASSNTVFADSSAGVADGARTGLANIVTGSMFLLAMFLTPLYEIVPIEAAAPVLVVVGAMMMAQVRDIDFSKFYIAFPAFLTIVTMPFTYSIANGIGVGFILYTVMSAAAGKGKQVHWLMWLVAGLFVVFFAIDPIMDAVS; from the coding sequence ATGACGTCGAAAAATGCAACGGATACCAGGGGCACCCTGGACCGTTATTTCATGATCTCCGAACGGGGATCAACGATCGCCACGGAGATCCGCGCAGGTGTGGTCACCTTCTTCGCAATGGCCTACATCATCATCCTCAACCCGTTGATCCTGGGCACCACCGAGGATATTAATGGCGACACCCTCGGCATTCCCCAGGTGGCCGCGGTGACCGCTCTGGCCGCAGGTGTCATGACCATCGCCTTCGGCATGATCGCGAGGTACCCCTTCGGTATCGCCGCCGGCCTCGGTCTCAACACCATGGTGGCTGTCACCCTCGTTGCGGGTGAAGGTCTGACCTGGCCCGAAGCAATGGGCCTGGTGGTTCTCGATGGTGTGGTGATTGTCATCCTGGCGGTATCCGGGTTCCGCGTCGCGGTTTTCCGTGCCATCCCGCCATCAATGAAAGCCGCCATCAGCGTGGGCATCGGCATGTTCATCGCCATGATCGGCCTCGTTGATGCCGGTTTCGTCCGCCGTATCCCAGATGCGGCAGGCACCACGGTCCCGGTGGTTCTCGGAATTGACGGCTCCATCGCGTCCTGGCCAACCCTGGTCTTCGTGCTCGGCGTACTTCTGTGTGGCATTCTCGTGGTTCGTAATGTCCGAGGGGGTCTGTTCCTGGGCATTCTGGGCACCACCCTCCTGGCCATCATCGCTGAGGCCATCTTCGGTGCCGGCCCGTCCTTCGAAGATGGTGAGCCCAACCCCGAGGGATGGTCCCTGGCTGTTCCGGGAATTCCCGACTCCTTCGGAGGGATGCCTGATCTGTCCCTGGTGGGTGCCGTTGATCTGATCGGTGCATTCTCACGGGTCGGTGTCCTCGCCGCCACGCTACTGATCTTCACCCTGGTCCTGGCCAACTTCTTCGACGCCATGGGCACAATGACCGCCCTGGGCAAGCAGGGCAAGCTGACCGACGAGGACGGTAACCTCCCGGATATCAAAAAGGCACTGGTGGTGGAGGGAGCAGGTGCCATCGTCGGCGGGGCGGTCTCCGCGTCCTCCAATACGGTGTTCGCCGATTCCTCCGCGGGTGTCGCTGACGGTGCCCGCACCGGCCTGGCCAATATCGTCACCGGTTCCATGTTCCTGTTGGCGATGTTCCTCACCCCGCTGTATGAAATCGTCCCGATCGAAGCTGCAGCACCGGTTCTGGTCGTCGTGGGAGCGATGATGATGGCACAGGTCCGGGACATCGATTTCTCCAAGTTCTACATTGCCTTCCCGGCCTTCCTCACCATCGTCACCATGCCTTTCACCTACTCCATCGCCAACGGCATCGGCGTCGGCTTCATCCTGTACACAGTGATGTCCGCGGCAGCAGGAAAGGGCAAGCAGGTTCACTGGCTGATGTGGCTGGTTGCCGGCCTGTTCGTGGTGTTCTTCGCCATTGATCCGATCATGGACGCGGTGTCCTGA
- the serC gene encoding phosphoserine transaminase, which translates to MTDFPTLPSEFIPADGRFGCGPSKVRSEQIQAIVDGASSIIGTSHRQPAVKNVVGSVRDGLSELFSLPEGYEIILSLGGATAFWDAATFGLIEKKSGHLSFGEFSSKFAKASKLAPWLDEPAVVTAEPGDAPAPQAFEGADVIAWAHNETSTGAMVPIVRPEGSEGSLVTIDATSGAGGLPVDMKDADVYYFSPQKCFASDGGLWLAAMSPAALERIEKINSSDRFIPEFLNLQTAVDNSLKNQTYNTPAVSTLLMLDNQVKWMNENGGLDGMVARTTANSSTLYNWAEARGETTPYVADAAKRSLVVGTIDFDDSIDAAVVAKILRANGILDVEPYRKLGRNQLRVGMFPAIDTVDVEKLTKAIDHILDGGFAKK; encoded by the coding sequence ATGACCGACTTCCCCACCCTGCCCTCCGAGTTCATTCCAGCCGACGGACGTTTTGGTTGCGGCCCGTCCAAGGTCCGCTCCGAGCAGATCCAGGCGATCGTTGATGGTGCATCCTCCATCATCGGCACCTCCCACCGTCAGCCAGCAGTGAAGAATGTCGTCGGCTCTGTCCGCGACGGCCTGTCCGAGCTGTTCTCCCTGCCTGAGGGCTATGAGATCATCCTCTCCCTGGGTGGTGCCACCGCTTTCTGGGATGCCGCAACCTTCGGCCTGATCGAGAAGAAGTCCGGACACCTGTCCTTCGGTGAGTTCTCCTCCAAGTTCGCCAAGGCCTCCAAGCTGGCCCCATGGCTGGATGAGCCAGCCGTGGTCACCGCGGAACCAGGGGACGCCCCGGCGCCACAGGCTTTCGAGGGTGCCGACGTCATCGCCTGGGCCCACAATGAGACCTCCACCGGCGCGATGGTCCCCATCGTCCGCCCGGAAGGCTCCGAGGGATCCTTGGTCACCATCGACGCCACCTCCGGTGCCGGCGGCCTTCCGGTGGACATGAAGGATGCCGATGTCTACTACTTCTCCCCTCAGAAGTGCTTCGCCTCCGACGGTGGTCTGTGGCTCGCCGCCATGAGCCCGGCCGCCCTGGAGCGCATCGAGAAGATCAACTCCTCCGACCGCTTCATCCCCGAGTTCCTCAACCTGCAGACCGCAGTGGACAACTCCCTGAAGAACCAGACCTACAACACCCCGGCCGTGAGCACCCTGCTCATGCTGGACAACCAGGTTAAGTGGATGAACGAGAACGGTGGCCTGGACGGCATGGTCGCCCGCACCACCGCCAACTCCTCCACCCTGTACAACTGGGCCGAGGCACGCGGGGAGACCACCCCGTATGTCGCCGACGCCGCGAAGCGCTCCCTCGTGGTGGGCACCATCGACTTCGATGACTCCATCGACGCCGCCGTGGTGGCCAAGATCCTGCGTGCCAACGGCATCCTGGATGTTGAGCCCTACCGCAAGCTGGGCCGCAACCAGCTGCGCGTGGGTATGTTCCCAGCCATCGACACCGTCGACGTGGAGAAGCTGACCAAGGCCATCGACCACATCCTCGATGGTGGATTCGCCAAGAAATAA
- a CDS encoding DUF2771 domain-containing protein — protein MASRRTKTKNIIQIGALLVAVLVVVVISVVFQNWWNDRPEPEPDTVSITATSPAGEVEVFPFSICEPGVECEENDIPTLVVGEDEELHLAIPETIHDHDWYLLTIYDDPAANDEFYHTSYETTEATVPGSVDPLVEGGERPRLIVVEIASVMIGTDDEGVETPYTTTWSLTTVEQ, from the coding sequence ATGGCGAGCCGGAGAACCAAGACCAAGAACATCATCCAGATCGGCGCACTCCTCGTGGCAGTGCTCGTGGTGGTGGTGATCTCCGTTGTGTTCCAGAACTGGTGGAACGATAGACCCGAACCGGAACCGGACACCGTCTCCATCACCGCCACATCACCTGCCGGCGAGGTTGAGGTGTTCCCCTTCAGCATCTGCGAGCCTGGTGTGGAGTGTGAAGAAAATGACATCCCCACGCTTGTCGTAGGTGAGGACGAGGAACTCCACCTGGCCATCCCGGAGACCATCCACGATCACGACTGGTACCTGCTGACCATCTATGATGACCCCGCAGCAAATGACGAGTTCTACCACACCAGCTATGAAACCACTGAGGCCACCGTCCCTGGTTCCGTCGATCCTCTGGTGGAGGGCGGTGAGCGCCCCCGCCTGATCGTGGTGGAGATCGCCTCGGTCATGATCGGAACCGACGACGAGGGAGTGGAAACCCCCTACACCACGACCTGGTCACTGACCACCGTCGAACAATAA
- a CDS encoding cold-shock protein: MPVGTVKWYDAERGFGFVSNPGEEDCFVGKQVLPKGVTELHQGQRIEFDFAAGRKGPQALRVKVLETPRRRPQHTYKPEELNGIISDMVTMLEGTVQPALLKGHYPDRKVGEQVAKILRAVAKELEI; the protein is encoded by the coding sequence GTGCCCGTCGGAACTGTGAAATGGTATGACGCTGAGCGTGGTTTCGGCTTTGTCTCCAATCCCGGCGAAGAGGACTGCTTCGTGGGTAAGCAGGTGCTTCCCAAGGGGGTCACGGAACTTCACCAGGGTCAGCGCATCGAATTCGATTTCGCTGCCGGACGTAAGGGACCGCAGGCTCTGCGCGTCAAAGTCCTGGAGACCCCACGCCGCCGCCCGCAGCACACCTACAAGCCAGAGGAGCTCAACGGGATCATCTCGGACATGGTCACCATGCTCGAGGGCACCGTCCAGCCCGCTCTGCTGAAAGGTCACTACCCGGACCGCAAGGTGGGGGAGCAGGTGGCGAAGATCCTTCGCGCCGTGGCCAAGGAACTGGAAATCTAG
- a CDS encoding glutaminyl-peptide cyclotransferase, whose translation MPLAKLLTSALLSTSLLSSGCSVDDPGPTGPDDIDDTGVQRLVPEIVDTHPFDETAFTQGLEVDGDTLIVGTGQYGTSEIYRTTLDGERSDVHRLEDRFFGEGITRADDYVWQLTWQAGIAFKRDAVTLEEIERISYEGEGWGLCSMGDTLIMSDGTAEIRHLDADTFTESDRITVTLDGTPVPSINELECVDGQVYANLFLDTDIIRFDPTTGVVSAVIDGSVLPNNAQPDPNNVLNGIAHIPGTDRFYLSGKRWPDLYEVRFIEAG comes from the coding sequence ATGCCCCTCGCTAAACTTCTCACCTCCGCCCTGCTGTCCACATCCCTTCTATCCTCCGGTTGTTCCGTGGATGATCCCGGCCCAACGGGTCCGGATGATATCGATGACACCGGGGTTCAGCGCCTGGTACCTGAGATCGTGGACACCCACCCTTTCGATGAAACAGCCTTCACCCAGGGACTGGAAGTTGATGGCGACACCCTGATCGTGGGCACGGGCCAGTACGGCACGTCGGAGATCTACCGCACTACCCTTGATGGCGAGCGATCTGATGTCCACCGCCTGGAGGATCGGTTCTTCGGCGAGGGGATCACCCGCGCCGATGATTATGTCTGGCAGCTGACCTGGCAGGCCGGCATCGCCTTCAAACGTGATGCCGTCACCCTCGAAGAGATCGAACGTATTTCTTATGAGGGCGAGGGCTGGGGCCTGTGCTCCATGGGGGACACCCTGATCATGTCTGACGGCACCGCAGAGATACGGCATCTCGATGCCGACACCTTCACGGAATCGGACAGGATCACCGTCACACTCGATGGCACACCGGTTCCCTCCATCAATGAACTCGAATGCGTTGACGGCCAGGTGTACGCCAATCTTTTCCTGGATACCGACATCATCCGTTTCGATCCCACCACAGGTGTGGTCTCCGCGGTCATCGACGGCTCGGTTCTGCCCAACAACGCACAACCCGATCCTAATAACGTCCTCAACGGTATCGCCCACATCCCGGGCACCGACCGTTTCTACCTCTCCGGCAAGCGTTGGCCCGACCTCTATGAGGTCCGGTTCATCGAGGCTGGCTAG
- the sepH gene encoding septation protein SepH codes for MREIFLVSGDSTESSLVFKSSAEDGAEEFFIAVTDDLRAIVSGIRPAADEDLAGRDWSHNSSETSGGTERGSYTVATGPTPSLSSVDGEDHTGENVTAPAAETGAEAAEGGTDRVEGAAGTPGDSPAVPTPSAGATPLRHPREEREIDPRISAPLTMPPREIQARIRSGATIVELAEENGVTEARIEPYAHPVLLERARIAELAKQSHPVRENGPAKLTLWEILATAFATRGHDLTTARWDAYRDASNQWIVRVDWKAGLSDNHAEWSLNLHNTSSPTSDPRTPVAADLIDPEFIQPVRTLTSIGGGQQYAGDHGDHSGDSWDDSEPHGESSGNEDTTDGSSQESTQDHRDGPEHDPGDGSAPEPGAEDAPRNRRRKAVTPHWEDVLLGVRANTRRPKK; via the coding sequence ATGCGGGAAATTTTCCTGGTCAGCGGTGATTCCACCGAATCATCGCTGGTATTCAAGTCCTCTGCTGAGGACGGCGCCGAGGAATTCTTCATCGCAGTCACCGACGATCTCCGCGCGATCGTGTCCGGCATCAGGCCTGCGGCCGACGAGGATCTGGCCGGACGGGACTGGTCCCACAACAGCAGCGAAACTTCCGGTGGCACGGAACGAGGCTCCTACACCGTGGCCACCGGTCCGACCCCCAGCTTGTCCTCCGTCGATGGCGAGGACCACACCGGGGAGAATGTGACTGCCCCCGCAGCGGAAACCGGAGCGGAGGCCGCTGAAGGCGGCACTGACCGGGTTGAGGGAGCTGCCGGCACACCAGGGGACTCCCCGGCTGTTCCCACTCCCAGCGCCGGTGCAACCCCGTTGCGACACCCCCGCGAGGAACGGGAGATTGATCCAAGGATCAGCGCACCATTGACCATGCCACCGCGTGAGATCCAGGCACGAATCAGATCCGGCGCCACCATCGTAGAACTGGCGGAGGAGAACGGTGTCACCGAGGCACGCATCGAGCCCTATGCCCACCCGGTTCTCCTGGAACGCGCCCGCATCGCGGAGCTTGCGAAACAATCCCACCCCGTGCGGGAGAACGGTCCGGCCAAGCTCACCCTCTGGGAGATCCTCGCCACGGCTTTCGCCACCCGCGGTCATGATCTGACCACCGCCAGGTGGGATGCCTACCGTGACGCCTCCAACCAGTGGATCGTGCGGGTCGACTGGAAGGCCGGCCTGAGCGACAACCACGCGGAATGGTCCCTCAACCTACACAACACCAGCTCCCCCACCTCAGACCCCCGCACCCCGGTTGCCGCCGATCTCATCGACCCTGAATTCATCCAGCCGGTACGCACACTCACGTCCATCGGCGGCGGGCAGCAGTACGCAGGTGACCATGGAGATCACTCAGGCGATTCCTGGGATGACAGCGAGCCTCACGGCGAGAGCTCAGGCAACGAAGACACCACTGATGGCTCCAGCCAGGAGTCCACGCAGGATCACAGAGACGGCCCGGAGCATGACCCCGGTGATGGATCCGCTCCGGAGCCGGGCGCAGAGGATGCGCCCCGCAACAGGCGGCGCAAGGCGGTCACACCGCACTGGGAAGATGTTCTCCTGGGAGTTCGCGCCAATACCCGGCGCCCGAAGAAATAG